ATTCTTAACAACTACGCCAAAGAACCGAAACTTTACCACGCAGAATTTCCTAGTAAGGCACAACAAAATAAGTATGCTTTTCAAGGCGCAGTAGCAATATTACTTTTAACTTCTATAGTTCTAATTACCTTGGGGGTTAGCTAAAATTTCCCGCTTCGGTATTTGTATCTAATCGTCATTCAAATTTTCTCCTAATCAACCCTGGTCAGTTTCGCCAGGGTTTTTTGTATTGTATTTTAATCCATATTCGTGATACAATCAGATTGTCAGCAAAGACATTAAAAACCTACCGGGGGACTCTCGGAAAGTTACGCTTGTCAGAGATGATTCTGCCAGTAATGGCAAACAGGATCAGGGCAAGAACCCAAATATTTATTTAAGGAACCCTGCCTGAAGCTGGGATAACTGAGAGATATAGACTGAAACTCTCTATAGAATCCCCGCGTCTTTGGACCGGGGAGTGTCAATGCCATTTCTTGCTTTACTGCCCACTTAAACGTCGAAGCTGATCTCGAAAATAACAGAAGCTTAATGATTGATTATTATCAATGTCCATAAAAGGAGTAGTTTTGCCGGAAACATCCTCAACTAATATCTCAAAGTACATATATTCACCTTGCGTCCAAGTAGTCACTGTACCAAAGTCCACCCAGGGGCAACCCTTCAGAAACAAGATTATTAATCAGAGGATCTTCACTAGCCCGCTTAATTTTAGCAAATCCATCTTCGCCCTTTTCTAATATCCAAACTTCTTCAGGTTCAAGGGCATCTACAAAATATGGTTGATGTGTTGTCACAAATATTTGTGATCCACCTTTTTGACCTGTAGTGTGTTCTCGAAATTCTCTAGCTAGAGTTTCTAAAAGTTTATGATAAAGTCCATTTTCTGGTTCTTCGATACACAAAAATGGTGGTGGTGATGGATCTTCCAACATCAGAAGATACGCAAATACTTTGAGTGTACCATCTGACATTTGTTGAGAGTAAAATGGGTCTTGAAACCCTTTGTCATTGAAACATAAAAGCAGTCTTCCATCTGGACTTGGGGAAGTGCTAATCTTGTTGACACCGGGAATTTTGTTGGCTATTTTTTCCAGTATGGATTGAAACTTTTTTGGATGTTCTCTTTCCATAAACTGAACTACATTACCTAAATTATCTCCATGAGTATTTAAATGCTTTTGTGGTCCAGCTAGAGGTAAACTGCGGGCAGCATCTGGTGTAAAATAGCTTAAATACCATCCTTCAATAAATCTTCTAAACATAGAAATTCGGGGATGTTGTTTAAGTGAACCTAAAGTAGCAATTCCCAGTTTTCGCTTATCGTCAAGTTCAACTACTTCGGTTTCTTTGCTTTCTTTTTCTGCTTCACCCCTTTGGATTTTATCCATTAAATCTGACACATCAAAATCATCTTGTTTGCCTTCTTGTTCACCTTTCCATGCGATTCCTCTGCCTTCATTGAGAATTAAAAAAGAAAAAGGTTGTCCCTTACCTTGTCCTTTTCTGCGTTGTCTGAGTCTCTCTTTTTTTACATAAGGTCTTCGAGATGAGTCAATATCTATTGCTAATTCATAAGTAATTGGTCGGGCATTACCATCTTCTTTATAATAGATTTCAAACTCAATACTTCCCTGTTGTCCTTGAGAGAGAATTTTCTCAAAGCCACCACGACCATGAGCATAACAAGCTTCTTCTACTCCATTTTTTAAGCAATCGGCAAGAAAACCAAAAGTGTCGAAAATGGTACTTTTTCCCACACCATTCTTACCAATAACGGCTGTCATTGGTGTTAATGGCTTGGCAGTTTGTGTGTTCCATAATTTCCCCAAAGTGATATCACGAATAACTCTGTAATTTCTAACTCTAAAGCCTTCTATCTTCGACATTTAATTTGCTCTACTTTGATTTTACTCGCTAATTTTTTGAGGAATTAGATAAATAACTCCTGAAACAATTGTCAATATTACAGATATCCAAAAGGTAATTAAAACCGGAGTTTGCCAAGTTGGTGATAAGGGGGCAATTAGTAAAGATATGGCAATGATTTGACTCACTGTTTTCAGTTTACCCCAAATATTTGCCCCGGTGATGGTGGTTTGATTAACTCGCCAACCGGCGATCGCTAATTCCCGTGCTAAAATTATGAACACTGCCCAAGCTGGGATTTTTCCTAATTCTACTAATACTAATAATGGTGCAAGTACCAATAATTTATCTACTAAAGGATCAAGAAATTTACCTAATTCGCTAATTTGGTTGAGTTTTCTGGCTAAATATCCATCTAACCAATCAGTTAAAGCCGCAATTAAAAATATAGTTAAACATATCCATTTGGCTTCATTTGTGGGATTATATAAACCATAAAGTAAAAAAGGTATTCCCAGCAGTCGAGAAAAAGTAATCCAGTTAGGTAGAGTCATCACAATTTAAAATTACAAACCAACCTAATTATATAGGTTAGCTACTAATATCCCCCAACATGGGATACGTTATCAAGATATGTAACTCTGAACCTTAAAAGTATTGATTATATGCGTGCTATGCTGATAGTGGTGCAGCACTTATCCCCCAACTTTAAAAGCGTGATGAAAGAGTTACTGGAAAGACGCACCCGAATTACACTTACCAAGTGTTGTTGTAAAATTTATTTACAAAATAAAAACACCCACATTAGAGAGGAATTGATGGTGGAACAAAAAATTAACTGTGCTGAAGCCTGTGTCAACGGGTGTGTTTTAGGTGATCAATGTCCCAATATTGAGTATCGAGAATCAGCTTCAAAATTCATCGAAGAAACTTCTTTAGACAAAATGCTAGAAATAGCTGAAGAAAGATTGCGGAAAAAAATGACAGAACCCCCAAAATGGGTGTTTCCAGAAGATTCTTAAAGGGAATTTTGAGTAAGAAGTTATTGAAATGAGTTAAAATAGTGGGTTAACAACAGATAACCCACTCAAAATATTAGTAGGTTAGCATTGAAAATTGTTGTTTTGGGAAGGCAAGAGGCAAGAGGCAAGAGTGAAGAAGCTTTGGGCGATTTTACTTTTCTTTACACACTTTGGTTTTATTGTGTTCACCTACTTTACCATCGTCATAAAATCAATAATAGTTAAAAATGAATGAATATATCTCAATAGACAGCGCAGCAGTCAAAGCAAAAGCCAAAGAATTGGGATTTCACGAAGTAGGGATTGCTGCTGTCGGTGATTTAGAGACGACAGAGACAGAAAAATTGCAAGCTTGGTTAAAAATGGGTTATCACGCCGACATGGAATGGATGAAAAATCCCAAGCGTGAGGATATTAATTTAGTGATGCCAGAAGTGCGATCGCTCATATCTGTAGCCTTAAATTATTATACCCCCCATCAACGTCCCCAGGGGGATGAATATGGCAAAATTTCCCGTTATGCTTGGGGTCGAGATTATCATAAAGTCATCCACAAAAAGCTCAAAGAACTAGCCAATTGGCTAGAATCCCTGGGCGAAAATGTCAAAGCCCGTTATTATGCAGATACAGGGCCAGTCCAAGATAAAGTTTGGGCGCAAAAAGCCGGCATTGGTTGGATTGCTAAAAACGGGAATGTGATTACCAGAAAATACGGTTCTTGGGTGTTCTTGGCAGAAATATTAACCAATCTGCAACTAGAAAGCGATCGCCCATCCACCCAACATTGTGGCACCTGTACTCGTTGTTTGCAAGCCTGTCCGACAGGTGCAATTACCGAACCCTTTATCGTGGATGCTAATCGCTGCATTGCCTATCATACCATTGAAAACCGCGCCGAAGAACTACCAGCAGACATCACACCCAATTTACAAGGATGGATCGCAGGTTGCGATATTTGTCAAGATATTTGTCCTTGGAATCAGCGATTTGCTCAAGCAACTAATGTCAAGGATTTTCAACCCTATCCTGGAAACTTAGCTCCCAAGCTGGTAGAATTAGCCCAAATATCCAATGAGGAGTGGGATAAAAGATTCACAGCATCAGCCTTGCGACGCATTAAACCAGAAATGTTACGACGTAATGCTCGCGCTAATCTTGATAAATCCAGGCATAATAATGACCCAGAAAGTAATAATTTTTGATTTCGATGGGACGATTGCTGATACAGTGGATGCTCTTGTAACTATTGCCAATCGTTTAGCCTTGGAATTTGGATATGTGCCGATTAATTCGCAAGAACTAGTCCTATTGAGAAATTTAACAGCCAAAGAAATTATTAAATATTCTGGTGTTTCCCTATTCAAAATTCCTTTTATGGTTAAAAAAGTAAAAGGAGAATTAAAACATAAAATCCCAGAATTAAAACCTATTGAGGGAATTAATACCGCATTAATAGAACTCCACAATCAAGGTTATCAACTGGGAATTATTACCTCTAACTCTCAAGAAAACGTCAATCAATTTCTTAAATGTCATAACTTAGATTATTTGTTTGACTTTATTTATTCAGGAGTAACTATTTTTGGTAAAACCACAATTATTAATAATGTGTTGCGACAAAAACATTTCAACCCTGAAGCAGTAATTTATGTCGGTGATGAAACTAGAGACATAGAATCTGCTAAAAAAGCCAATATCAAAGTTATTGCTGTCAGTTGGGGTTTTAATTCTTCCGAAGCCCTCAGCAAACAAAACCCAGATTTTTTAATTCATCATCCCAGTGAATTATTGGCTGTAATTAAAAGCTGTTAAGGGAACTCCAAAAAATAAATCATAAGACCTTGTATACTAAGAAACTCTCTAGTACCGTGCAGTTTAAGTGAATGAACCATTTTCAAGCCTTGTAATCAATCAAATTTTCGGAGCTTTTAATAGTCATATTATTTACGCCAACCTGTACTAGTAGATTCTGACCATGAAAAATTCAGAAAGTAGGGGCGCAGGGTCTGCGCCAAAAAACGATTCATCAATAAGACCATGAAATTTATTTACCCCAACCCATAATGGCTATTAAGAATGGTTGCTTTATTTGCACCATGCTGTACTAGACTAAGTAGGTGAACAGAAAAATTTAAAGGTATATAACGGTATGTAAAGTTGTCTCAATGCGAGATTCTGATTGGGTTTCAGCCATTTTACAAAACGCAATACCCCTCATTTTTATTTTGTTTACCTACTTAATTGAAGCCTCTGAATATATTTTCAAACTTGAATAAACTTAAAAAAGGCGTAGAGACAATTTATTGAATTGTCCCTAATGTTGTTTATTCCTCTTCTAACTCAATCTCTTCTTCCTCCTCAACATCATGGGGTTGAACTACAGAATTAGCAGAAACTACAGCCCCTTTATCGAGTTTTTCCAGAACCTGTTCTTTAATTTTGGCAGCAAATTCTGGTTTTTCTTCTAAATACTTAATCGCGTTATCTCTACCTTGGGAAATATTTTCACCACTGTAGCTATACCAAGCACCTTTACGAAGAAGAACACCAGTTTCTTCGGCTATATCCACTAAACAACCAATGGTAGAAACTCCTTTGCCAAAGATAATGTCAAATTCGGCAATTCTAAAAGGTGGTGCAACTTTATTTTTCGCTACTTTGACTTTGACCCGGTTGCCAAATTCATCAGTTCCTTTTTTTAAAGTTTGAATTCTGCGAATATCCAAGCGCACGGAAGCGTAAAATTTCAGCGCATTACCACCCGTTGTAGTTTCTGGACTACCATAGGTGACACCGATTTTTTGCCGCAACTGGTTAATAAAAATAACTGTGCATCCAGATTTACCAATATTACCAGTAATTTTCCGTAGGGCTTGACTCATTAACCGAGCTTGTAAACCTACGTGAATATCCCCCATATCCCCTTCAATTTCAGCGCGGGGAACTAAAGCGGCAACGGAGTCAATAACAACAATATCAACAGCCGCAGAACGCACAAGTTGGTCAACTATTTCTAATGCTGATTCACCATTGTCTGGTTGAGAAACAAGTAAGTTATCAATATCTACACCCAATGCAGCGGCGTAGGTAGGGTCTAATGCGTGTTCAGCGTCTACAAATGCCGCTATACCACCATTTCTTTGCACTTCTGCGAGGGCATGGAGGGCAATAGTAGTTTTACCAGAACTTTCTGGTCCGTAGATTTCGATTACCCGTCCTTTGGGTAAACCACCACCCAAGGCTAAATCTAGAGTGAGCGCCCCGGTGGATATTGTTTCTACCTTCATCCGGGTGGCATCACCTAAGCGCATAATTGCTCCCTTTCCGAAACTGCGCTCAATTTGTCCCAGGACGATATTTAACGCTTTTTGCTTGCCAGAAGTCTCAGTATTAGCTGCCATTTTTGCCTCTAAGTATAGGATTTTCCAAAATTACTGGACAGGAGTTTTAATAGAACGGATATACTATCCTAACCGGAAAGTGTGCCAATTAGGAATGTTTACAAAATTATGTTTGCCAAGATCCTAAGGCGATCGCTGAAAAATTATAGCATTTTAGATTTAAGATTGTGAAAGACTAACTCCATCGGTAAAGCCAACTGGTATAATTTCCACAATTGATAGCAGCAGTCTGAGCATAAATCAGTATGGAACGAGTCATCAAAAGCGGCGCTGGTTGGCGCATAGGCTGGAATCCAGATGCACCAGAATTTAAAGGCTTAGTCGGCACAGAAGATTGGGCAATAGAATTAACCGAAGCAGAATTAAACGAATTTTGTCGTCTATTTAATCAGCTTGCAGATACCATGAAGCATCTAACTACAGAATTAATGGATGAGGAAAAAATTGCCTGTGAAGCCGAAAGTGATTTATTATGGATGGAGGTGGAAGGTTATGCTCATGCCTACAATCTGCGCTTCATCCTCAATACAGGACGGGGGACAGAAGGTAAATGGGAGGCTTCAGCCGTAGCTGAATTGTTGCCAGCCGTCGGAATGTTAAAAGTTTTTTGAATCACCCCTTGCTATTTTTCTTGATCTTGTGATATATTTAGGAGAGTGACTTAATTAATTTTAGATTCATACATTTGGAATCATCCCCACGCCAAAAGTCTAAAATCTCAAGTTCACATTTACGGGACGTAGCGCAGCTTGGTAGCGCGCCACTTTGGGGTAGTGGAGGTCTAGGGTTCAAATCCCTACGTTCCGATTGACGGGAACTTTCAATTAGAGAACTGCACAGAATGATTGCTACTAGGACTTACGCATTTAGAAAGTCCTTAATCACGATTTGGGAATAGCCAGAGTGATCAGGGCTATTTCATTCTAAACATAATCCGCCCAGAACTATGGCTTACGCTACGCTATCAGACAAAAAATTGCGATCGCTCTTCCTCTAGTTTTTTATAATTATATGTGTAAATTTATACTGATCTCAAGTTGGGAAAAAGGTAATGAGAAAAGAGTTCCTTTTCTTCCTCCTTTTTCCTAACTCGTAATTTACAGCAAATTGTCATCAAACCCGGAACAAGAACCCCACACCCAACCCCCTCCCCGCAAGCGATGAGAGGGCTAAGAGAACTCCACAAAAAAATGATCCAATTTTGTGGGATGGGCATCCTTGCCCGTCCTTGATGATTAGCGGGCAATTCGTCCCGCACCACAAGAAATTTTGGGATATTTTTTTGATTGGAAATCTCTAATAAACCTGTGCTGCATGAGTTGTCATTGCGAGTGAAAGGAAGCAATTTCTTGACAACCGATAAACCACCTAACGCAAAAATCTCTCAAACCCTTATTCCTCTGTGTCCTCTGCGCCTCCGTGGTTCGTTAATCAGGATAATTTATTTCTCATCACCTACCCGATAGGGAGGTGAGAGGCTTCTACTGTTTAAGCTAAAGTTGTCTAACTACAGGTTTACCATCAATAACTTCACCTACAAGAACGATATCTGCACAATTGACGAAAATGCCATTTTCCAGAACACCGGGGATATTATTCAGTGTTTTTTCCAAGTTTACAGGGTCATCAATGCTATCGAAGGTGACATCTAAAACCATGTTACCTTGGTCAGTGATTACAGGTCCTGCTTTTCTCACACCCATGCGTAGTTCTGGCTTACCACCAAGTGCTTTAATGGCATTTGTAACGGGGGTAATAGCCATAGGGATAACTTCAACTGGTACAGCGAAACTAGAACCTAAGCGGGCTACTAATTTACCACCATCAACGACAACAATAAATTGCTTTGCTAGGTAATCTACAACTTTTTCGCGGGTATGTGCAGCACCACCACCCTTAATCAAGTTTTTATGGGGATCTACTTCATCTGCCCCGTCTATAGCGATATCAATATGGTCTACAGCGTCTAAAGTGGTGAGAGGAACGCCATACTCTTTTGCTAATACTTCTGATTGAAATGAGGTGGGGATACCGACAATATCTTTGAGTTCACCTGATTTGAGGCGTTCTCCTAAATATTGAATGGTGTAAGCTGTGGTTGAACCTGTCCCCAAACCAACTATGGAACCTGATTTTACCAAATTGGCGGCGGCTTTGCCAACTTCTTGCTTCATCAATTTAACTGGATCTGCTGGTATGGACATTCTTTAACTCCTGAAAAATCAATTAAACGGTTCACTCATCTTACCAGAACACCCGGATTTCTTCCTACTGCCTATTTCTTCAAATACAAGTATCAGGGCAAACACGGGGAGATAAGTCAGATCCCCGACTTCTTTAAGAAGTCGGGGATCTTGTTGTTAAAAAATCACAGGTTAGACATTTTATCTAACAAAAGGCTGACCTTTTTCGCCCTTTCTGGTTGACGCTGTTTCTGCAATAATTCTTTCGCTTGAAGTAAATTAGCTTTAGCTTCTACTTCCTGTTGTTCCTGCATGAGAATATTTGCTAAACGTAAATAAGCATCGGGATTTTTAGGACTGCTATCAATTACTTCACAGAATAATGCTTTTGCTTCGGCAATTTGTCCTTTCTGATTTAAAATATCCCCTAATAACAAACGTACCATATCATTTGTAGAGTTGATGGCAATAACCTTTCTCAAAACTATTTCGGCATTTTCAAAATCTTTGGCTTGATAAAAATTGATGCCTTTCTGAAATAAGTTAGAGGTAATCAATGTTTTGATACTCAAATAACCAAGAATGGCAAGACCAAAAATAACTACAGAAATGGCTATCAGATCGGAAGTAGGAAATGTTTCTAACATGAGTTTAAGCTAATAAACAGGAGACGGGAAAAATTAGGTATTCAATGAAAAACAATTTCCAGATAAATTGATAGAAATTAGTAATGGCTTGTTTATCTTGTAAATCAACTCCTGCACCTTGCCACCACATGACAATTAAAGCTACGGTATGGGTGATTAAGATGAAGATAGTGTTGACTTCCGCAAGATGGAATAACGCTACTAAAATCATGCCGAGATAACAGATTGTTAATACCCAAAGTGCAAGATTAAATACTTTTTGTTGTCCGAGTTGGAGGGTGAAAGTTGTGATATTGTAAAATCTATCTCCTTCCATATCAGGAATATCTTTGAAGATAGCGATCGCAAATGTAAATACCAAGATAAACACAGTTAAAGCCCAAACTGCACCCGGAATCCCTTGGCTTCTTTGCAATACCCAACTAAAATGCAGAAACAAACCTAAATTAACAATTGTTCCCCGCACCGAAAAAATACACAAAGCAGCCCAAAAAGGAAACTGTTTTAACCGAATTGGCGGTAAAGAATAAGCCGTACCAATTGCTAAACTTATTGTCACCATGCCCATTAAAAACGGTCCAGTTAGCCATGCTAAAGCTAAGGCAACAATACCAGCAATAATAACAATTAATTGTCCTTGTCCTCTCGTAAATTCCCCCGATGCTAGAGGTAAATCAGGTTTATTGATTTTATCAATGTCAATATCTTCTAATTGATTCAAACCAACAATATAAATATTGCCACTTATGCAAGCAACCCATGTTGCTAAAATCTGACTAATATGCAAACTAGAAAAATTTGTTGAAGTGACACCCAGGGTAATTAAATATAAACCCAAGACACTCAAAATTGTTCCCATAATTGTATGGGGACGGGAAAACTTCCAAAAAGAATAAAACCAACTTCCTGGAAAAATAGCAGAACTTTGTTTATAAAATTGATTCATTTTTTGCTCTTTTTTGTTCGTAAGCACCTAAAGGAATTGAACTTATACCATTTCTTTATGAAACTGCGCCGAATTTCCTAACCTTATCTTTTTCTTCTCTGTGTCCTCTGTGCCTCTGTGGTTCGTTTATCCTTAAATTGAGTACATCTTTAAACAGAATTGGACTTATTTTGTCCCGCGTAATAATCCAAACCGAACCAATCCAGTTTCATAACCTCGACGCATTAAACCTAAAGATAATGCCCCCTGAATTGTAGTCCAACCAGCCATTAATAAACCGATAAATGCTTGGGGTGTAAATGCCGAATCAATGACAACATTCCAAAAAGGAGCAACTGCGGTTGACCAATCAGCCGTGCGAATATTATTTAATGGTAATTGCCAAGCGATCGCTTCATACTCCGCTAAAGAAATTACATACGGTAAACAATAGACCTGATAAATATCCTGCAAGTGCTTTTGTTCATCTGCTGTCAGTGATGACTTATCCGTATTTCGATGACACCATGTCACCATAATCAAAGTCCCACCGGGCTTTAATACGCGATAGCACTCTTGCAAAAACTTAGTTTTATCCGGCATATGTTCACCGCTTTCCAGTGACCAGACCAAATCAAAAGAATTATCCTCAAAAGGCATTTCCTGAGCATTAGCAACCATGAATCTAGTTTTTTGACTCAAATTCATTGCCAAAGACCTTTCAGTAGCCCTAGCAGCTTGTACAGGACTCAGTGTAATTCCCGTGGCATTTGCCCCAAACTTCTCAGCTAAGTATAAAGAACTACCACCAATCCCACAGCCGACATCAAGAATATTTTTTGCACCCTTAACATCAGCCCATTTTAACAATTCTTCAATTAAATCAATTTGTGCCTGACGGCGTTCTTTCACCTGTTGACCATCTACGCCATAATAACCGTGGTGCATATGTTCCCCCCAAATCTGTTCCCACAGACTGGAAGAAGCGTCGTAAAATTCCTGAATTTGTTTGTAAAGTATTTGACTCATGAATTTAATAATAATAAAGATGAGAAGAAACTGCAAAAAAAACTTATTCTTAGGCTACCATCTATGCTTTTAATTAGATATAACGGTATGCACTTGAATGAAATACAGTCATAAGCCCCCTCCTCGCTTGCGGGGAGGGGGTTGGGGGTGGGGTTCTTGTATTTCACTCAACCAATAACCGCTATAGGGATATTTTTACGCCAGGGAATAACTCATTAATTCTACCTTGGGAATATATAAAAATAACCTAACTGCATGAAATTTCTTCATTTTTAATCACTTATGACTGTTGCGCGGACAATTTGTTTGGGATTTATTGCTGTCATTCTTTTGGGAGCAATTCTCTTAACAATGCCTTTTTCAACTGGTAACGGTAATTGGAATGACCCAATTGTTGCCCTATTTACTTCAACTTCAGCGGTTTGTGTCACAGGATTAGCAGTGGTAGATACTGGGACTGAATTTTCCTTTCTAGGTCAGTTATTTATTGCTCTATTAGCCCAAATTGGTGGTTTAGGTTATATGACAACTACCACATTTTTAATGTTATTAATTGGCAGAAAATTTGACTTGAGACAAAAAGTAGCAATTCAGCAAGCTTTAGACCGTCCAGGCATGAGTGGTAGCTCTCAAATTATCCGTTCTATTATTGTGACTACCTTGTTGTTTGAACTCACGGGAGTATTTTTATTAATGATAGCTTTTGTTCCCGAAAAAGGTTGGCAAGAAGGAACTTGGTTAGCTATTTTTCACAGTGTCAGTGCTTGGAACAATGCTGGATTTAGTTTATTTAAAGATAATTTAATTGGCTATCAATCTTCTCCTTTAGTGATTATCACAATTGGCTGTTTAATTATCTTTGGAGGTATTGGTTATCAAGTAATTTTGGATATGTATTTGTGGTTGCGAGACAGCTTTACCTATCAAGGTAATCGCCTCGTTAGAAAGACAAGTTGTTTAATATTCTCTCTAGATTTTAAGGTTGCTACTAGCACAACTTTAATATTATTAGTGCTAGGAACAATTGCAATTTTCTTTATAGAAATCAGAAACGATAGCGTCTTTGGGCAATTAAGTTTATCTGATAAAATATTAGCTGCTTGGTTTCAGTCAGTCAGTACCAGAACCGCTGGTTTTAACAGCATTGACATTGGGAAAATGACTAATGCGGGATTATTCATTATGATTGCACTGATGTTTATTGGTGCAAGTCCAGGAGGTACAGGAGGAGGAATCAAAACCACTACTTTACGAGTTCTGACCAGTTGTACAAAGGCAATTATCCAAGGCAAAGAAGAGGTATTATTATATAATCGTAAAATTGCCATTTCTTTAATTTTAAAAGCTGTGGGGGTGGTGTTCGGTTCATTAGCAACAGTGATTTTTGCCACCATTTTAATTAGTATTACCGACCCCAAATTGGCTTTTATTCAAATTCTTTTTGAAGTAGTATCAGCCTTTGGTACAGTAGGACTTTCCACAGGGATTACAGCTACTCTTTCTACCGCAGCAAAATTAATTTTAATTCTCACCATGTATATTGGTCGCGTTGGTATTTTATTATTGATGTCATCTATACTAGGTGATCCTCGTCCTAGCAGAATTCACTATCCCGAAGAAAATCTCCTTGTTGGATAATTACAGCGGTTTCCGCTCTTATGAGGTGCATCTTAGCCCCCTCATCGCACCCCCCTAAATCCCCCCGCAGCGGGGGGAAGAAAAGGATAAGCTTTTGATACTGGAGGGGGTTAGGGGTGGGGTTCTTGTACCTCATAACATCGGGAAGTGCTGTAGGATTTAGCGAACAACTAACAACTGACAACTGACAAATCATGAACCTTTCATCCTTAAAATTTCTTCGCAGTTTACGTAAAGATAACCACCAATTTGCTGTAATTGGATTAGGTCGTTTTGGTCGTTCTGTTTGTTCAACATTGCATAATTTAGGTTATCAAGTATTAGCTACAGATGTTGATGAAAAACGGGTTTCCGAAGCATTGAATGAAGAAATAGTTGGTCATGCTTTGCAACTCGATTCAACTGAATCAGCAGCCCTGAAAGAAGCCGGAATTTTTGAATTTGATACCGTTATTGTCGCCATTGGTAACTACGTTCAGGAAAGTATTATTACTACCTTAAATGTGAAAGAAGGTGGTGTACCTCACGTAGTTGCAAAAGCCTCTAGTGAAGTTCACCGCAAATTATTACAACGAGTGGGCGCAGATCATGTAGTATTTCCTGAATATGAAGCTGGTTGTGCTTTAGCAAGAACACTCACTAAACCGGGAATTTTAGAAAGATTTGATCTTGACCCAGATAACAGTATTGTGGAGTTAATTGTCCCTGATGAATTTCATGGGAAAACTATTGCTGAACTGCAACTGCGTAACCGCTACGGTTTAAATATGTTGGCTGTAAGTCATGATGGTAAATTTATCATTAATCCCGAACCAACTAAACGTTTAGAAAAAGGTTCTGCAATGGTAGTAATTGGTTGT
The DNA window shown above is from Anabaena sp. WA102 and carries:
- a CDS encoding TrkH family potassium uptake protein codes for the protein MTVARTICLGFIAVILLGAILLTMPFSTGNGNWNDPIVALFTSTSAVCVTGLAVVDTGTEFSFLGQLFIALLAQIGGLGYMTTTTFLMLLIGRKFDLRQKVAIQQALDRPGMSGSSQIIRSIIVTTLLFELTGVFLLMIAFVPEKGWQEGTWLAIFHSVSAWNNAGFSLFKDNLIGYQSSPLVIITIGCLIIFGGIGYQVILDMYLWLRDSFTYQGNRLVRKTSCLIFSLDFKVATSTTLILLVLGTIAIFFIEIRNDSVFGQLSLSDKILAAWFQSVSTRTAGFNSIDIGKMTNAGLFIMIALMFIGASPGGTGGGIKTTTLRVLTSCTKAIIQGKEEVLLYNRKIAISLILKAVGVVFGSLATVIFATILISITDPKLAFIQILFEVVSAFGTVGLSTGITATLSTAAKLILILTMYIGRVGILLLMSSILGDPRPSRIHYPEENLLVG
- a CDS encoding methyltransferase domain-containing protein, with product MSQILYKQIQEFYDASSSLWEQIWGEHMHHGYYGVDGQQVKERRQAQIDLIEELLKWADVKGAKNILDVGCGIGGSSLYLAEKFGANATGITLSPVQAARATERSLAMNLSQKTRFMVANAQEMPFEDNSFDLVWSLESGEHMPDKTKFLQECYRVLKPGGTLIMVTWCHRNTDKSSLTADEQKHLQDIYQVYCLPYVISLAEYEAIAWQLPLNNIRTADWSTAVAPFWNVVIDSAFTPQAFIGLLMAGWTTIQGALSLGLMRRGYETGLVRFGLLRGTK
- a CDS encoding potassium channel family protein; its protein translation is MNLSSLKFLRSLRKDNHQFAVIGLGRFGRSVCSTLHNLGYQVLATDVDEKRVSEALNEEIVGHALQLDSTESAALKEAGIFEFDTVIVAIGNYVQESIITTLNVKEGGVPHVVAKASSEVHRKLLQRVGADHVVFPEYEAGCALARTLTKPGILERFDLDPDNSIVELIVPDEFHGKTIAELQLRNRYGLNMLAVSHDGKFIINPEPTKRLEKGSAMVVIGCNKDINRLPI
- a CDS encoding homogentisate phytyltransferase, translating into MNQFYKQSSAIFPGSWFYSFWKFSRPHTIMGTILSVLGLYLITLGVTSTNFSSLHISQILATWVACISGNIYIVGLNQLEDIDIDKINKPDLPLASGEFTRGQGQLIVIIAGIVALALAWLTGPFLMGMVTISLAIGTAYSLPPIRLKQFPFWAALCIFSVRGTIVNLGLFLHFSWVLQRSQGIPGAVWALTVFILVFTFAIAIFKDIPDMEGDRFYNITTFTLQLGQQKVFNLALWVLTICYLGMILVALFHLAEVNTIFILITHTVALIVMWWQGAGVDLQDKQAITNFYQFIWKLFFIEYLIFPVSCLLA
- a CDS encoding tetratricopeptide repeat protein, with translation MLETFPTSDLIAISVVIFGLAILGYLSIKTLITSNLFQKGINFYQAKDFENAEIVLRKVIAINSTNDMVRLLLGDILNQKGQIAEAKALFCEVIDSSPKNPDAYLRLANILMQEQQEVEAKANLLQAKELLQKQRQPERAKKVSLLLDKMSNL